From a region of the Monodelphis domestica isolate mMonDom1 chromosome 8, mMonDom1.pri, whole genome shotgun sequence genome:
- the GPR18 gene encoding N-arachidonyl glycine receptor: MTAPNNQTYSISTNLQPEEYKIAALVFYSCIFIIGLLVNVTALWVFSCSTKKRTTVTIYMMNVALLDIVFILCLPFRMLYYGKGKWLFGETFCHILGALTMFYPSIALWLLAFISADRYMAILQPKHTKELKNTSKAVLACIGIWIMTLATTTPLLFLNEDPDKGSNPASCLKIFDIIHLKAINILNFTRLIFFFLIPIFIMIGCYSFIINSLLRGQTSKLKPKVKEKSIRIIITLIIQVLFCFVPFHICFAFLMLQDEENRFNPWSTFTTFLMNLSTCLDVILYYIVSKQFQARVISVMLYRNYLRSVRRKSFRSGSLRSLSNINSEMI; the protein is encoded by the coding sequence ATGACTGCTCCAAATAATCAAACTTATTCTATTTCTACCAATTTACAACCTGAAGAATACAAGATTGCAGCACTGGTCTTTTATAGTTGTATCTTCATAATTGGATTACTTGTGAATGTGACTGCTCTCTGGGTCTTCAGTTGTAGCACCAAGAAGAGAACAACTGTAACTATATATATGATGAATGTAGCATTATTGGACATAGTCTTCATATTGTGCTTACCCTTTCGTATGCTTTATTATGGGAAAGGTAAATGGCTCTTTGGAGAGACTTTCTGTCACATTCTTGGAGCTCTCACAATGTTTTATCCAAGTATTGCCCTTTGGCTTCTTGCTTTTATTAGTGCTGATAGATACATGGCTATTTTGCAGCCAAAACATACCAAAGAACTTAAGAACACAAGCAAAGCAGTGCTagcttgcattggaatttggatAATGACTCTTGCAACCACTACCcctctattatttttaaatgaagatccAGATAAAGGCTCAAACCCTGCCAGCTGCCTGAAAATTTTTGACATTATCCACTTAAAAGCAATTAACATACTGAACTTCACccgtttgattttttttttcttgattccaaTTTTCATCATGATTGGATGCTATTCATTCATTATTAACAGTCTACTTCGTGGCCAGACTTCTAAGCTGAAACCAAAGGTCAAGGAAAAGTCCATAAGAATAATTATTACTCTGATTATACAAGTGCTTTTCTGCTTTGTCCCCTTTCAtatctgttttgcttttctaATGCTACAAGATGAGGAAAACAGATTCAATCCATGGAGTACCTTTACCACTTTTCTCATGAATCTCAGCACATGCCTGGATGTTATACTCTATTACATTGTCTCAAAACAATTTCAAGCCCGAGTCATCAGTGTTATGCTATATCGAAATTATCTTCGAAGTGTGCGCAGGAAGAGTTTTCGATCAGGTAGTTTACGGTCACTAAGCAATATAAATAGTGAAATGATATGA